From Methanococcus maripaludis, the proteins below share one genomic window:
- a CDS encoding methionine adenosyltransferase: MANIVVKRLERTPIDEIPVEIVERKGIGHPDSICDGIAESVSVALCKMYKEKMGVVLHHNTDQVELVGGYAYLELGGGCMVSPIYILLSGRATMEVLDKETGKIIKLPVNTTAVNAARDYLKKALRNMDLEKDVVVDCRIGQGSVDLVEVFDRKRTEIPHANDTSFGVGHAPLSTTEKIVLETEKLLNSDALKAEIPAVGEDIKVMGLREGKKITLTIAMAAVDKYVNSCADYVNVKELAKAKVEENAKKYLDGHELEVCINTADDDEDCIFLTVTGTSAEMGDDGSVGRGNRANGLITPFRPMSMEATSGKNPINHIGKIYNILSNIIAEDVAKIEGVRECQIRILSQIGKPVTEPKILDIEMIPENGFELEELSPKAKEVAQKWLDNISEVTERIVSGNVTTF; this comes from the coding sequence TTGGCAAATATCGTTGTTAAAAGATTGGAAAGAACACCAATTGATGAAATTCCTGTAGAAATCGTAGAAAGGAAGGGAATAGGCCACCCCGACAGTATTTGCGATGGTATTGCAGAAAGTGTAAGCGTTGCATTGTGCAAAATGTACAAAGAAAAGATGGGCGTAGTTTTACACCACAACACTGACCAGGTTGAGCTTGTTGGAGGATACGCATACCTCGAACTCGGTGGAGGATGTATGGTAAGCCCAATTTACATCTTGCTCTCAGGAAGAGCTACAATGGAAGTTTTAGACAAAGAAACCGGCAAAATTATTAAATTGCCTGTTAATACAACCGCAGTAAATGCTGCAAGAGACTACCTGAAAAAAGCTTTAAGAAACATGGACCTTGAAAAAGACGTTGTTGTTGACTGTAGAATTGGACAGGGTTCAGTTGATTTAGTTGAAGTATTTGATAGGAAAAGAACTGAAATTCCCCATGCAAACGATACTTCATTTGGTGTAGGCCACGCTCCATTAAGTACCACTGAAAAAATCGTTTTAGAAACTGAAAAATTATTAAACAGCGATGCTTTAAAAGCAGAAATCCCTGCAGTTGGTGAAGACATCAAAGTTATGGGACTTAGAGAAGGTAAAAAAATCACTTTAACCATTGCTATGGCTGCTGTCGATAAATATGTAAACTCATGTGCAGATTACGTGAATGTTAAAGAACTTGCAAAAGCAAAAGTTGAAGAAAACGCTAAAAAATACTTAGACGGTCACGAATTAGAAGTATGCATTAACACTGCAGACGATGATGAAGACTGTATTTTCTTAACTGTTACCGGAACTTCCGCAGAAATGGGTGACGATGGTTCAGTAGGAAGAGGAAACAGAGCAAACGGACTTATCACACCATTCAGACCTATGAGTATGGAAGCTACAAGCGGTAAAAACCCAATTAACCACATCGGTAAAATTTACAACATCTTGTCAAACATTATCGCAGAAGATGTTGCTAAAATTGAAGGCGTAAGAGAATGCCAAATCAGGATTTTAAGCCAGATTGGAAAACCAGTTACTGAACCAAAAATCCTCGATATCGAAATGATTCCTGAAAATGGATTTGAATTAGAAGAATTAAGCCCTAAAGCTAAAGAAGTTGCACAAAAATGGCTCGACAATATTTCAGAAGTAACTGAAAGAATTGTAAGCGGAAATGTAACAACATTCTAA
- a CDS encoding bifunctional hydroxymethylpyrimidine kinase/phosphomethylpyrimidine kinase, with product MNILTVGGFDPTGGAGIVADVKTIKELQKNPLSIITSIIPQNNNKVFLKKDLSKEEIKAQFDAIFEDFDVNWVKTGVLTIDSIDIILEFKEKYGFNIICDPVLKSTTDFEFSDDFLNKKYFEFFKECFLITPNLKEFEIIEKMFETSKSNLNDINVLVTGKTDVLKINNKNIEITGKYVEKEVHGTGCTYSSAITCFLSTGMTVKDSIVSAKEFVLGSVIYAEKTKFGYNSNPTSIDKESVEKNLAYAFNLLKNIDISLADPNFIISESILLPETYLDIATVKNNGDINFGISNTNSDLLLKLKEFNPKIRSCISLKSDESIKSKLENSKLSICPMKLLNDPISSLKEELIQNRSRTLFDENFSDILYFEEKKPNLTILGDNSLEIVKKLEKIEKLIKNR from the coding sequence ATGAATATCTTGACAGTTGGAGGTTTTGATCCAACAGGCGGTGCAGGAATCGTTGCAGATGTAAAAACGATAAAAGAACTCCAAAAAAATCCTCTTTCAATAATAACATCAATTATCCCCCAAAATAATAATAAAGTTTTTTTAAAAAAAGATCTATCAAAAGAAGAGATAAAAGCACAATTTGATGCAATTTTTGAAGATTTTGACGTAAATTGGGTTAAAACAGGAGTTTTAACCATTGATTCAATTGATATTATTTTGGAATTTAAAGAAAAGTATGGTTTTAACATAATTTGTGATCCTGTTTTAAAATCAACCACAGATTTCGAATTTTCTGATGATTTTTTAAATAAAAAGTATTTCGAATTTTTTAAAGAGTGCTTTTTGATAACTCCAAATTTAAAAGAGTTTGAAATCATTGAAAAAATGTTTGAAACGTCCAAATCCAATTTAAATGATATTAATGTACTTGTAACCGGAAAAACAGATGTTTTAAAAATTAATAATAAAAATATCGAAATAACTGGAAAATACGTTGAAAAAGAAGTTCACGGAACGGGTTGCACATATTCTTCTGCAATCACCTGTTTTTTATCCACTGGAATGACTGTTAAAGATTCAATAGTATCTGCAAAAGAATTTGTGTTAGGATCAGTAATCTACGCGGAAAAAACAAAATTTGGATACAATTCAAATCCAACAAGTATTGATAAAGAATCTGTTGAAAAAAATTTAGCCTATGCATTTAATTTACTTAAAAATATAGACATTTCGTTAGCTGATCCTAATTTTATAATTTCAGAAAGTATTCTTTTACCAGAAACGTATTTAGATATTGCAACAGTCAAAAATAACGGAGATATCAACTTTGGAATTTCAAATACTAATTCAGATTTATTATTAAAATTAAAAGAATTTAATCCAAAAATAAGATCCTGCATTTCTTTAAAAAGTGATGAATCGATTAAAAGTAAATTGGAAAACTCAAAACTTTCAATATGTCCGATGAAACTTTTAAATGACCCTATTTCGTCATTAAAAGAAGAATTAATTCAGAACAGATCCAGAACTCTTTTCGATGAAAACTTTTCGGATATTCTATATTTTGAAGAAAAAAAACCCAATTTAACAATTCTCGGGGATAATTCCCTAGAAATTGTTAAAAAGCTTGAAAAGATTGAAAAACTGATTAAAAATAGATAA
- a CDS encoding radical SAM protein: MKITLRNEICDRLENIVSDLRVIKHCIGCEGMDLKNEDPHHHPTIEITQKCNHDCIFCYSNLTSVKPGLYGDLSKFKAVTISQYGEPLMYPKKVKNAIKYVKSKGLRCDLQTNGVILNEDLLKEFKDLGLDLVMISLSASNKKTHEKLVKDDTFEKVLENIKLSSKYFHTIVRSIYIPGFNDEELIKLGEMLNEIGVSEMMVHQLVIHPENLEELENVGNLENVGKIKDLLLLVEKIKKVAPNVNVTIKGCLLVYLKTMDGFILNSINSDCVSEVPVIKREYTPISF, encoded by the coding sequence TTGAAAATAACGTTAAGAAATGAGATTTGTGACCGTTTAGAAAATATTGTAAGTGATTTAAGAGTTATAAAACACTGTATTGGTTGCGAAGGAATGGATCTGAAAAATGAAGACCCTCATCACCACCCGACTATCGAAATAACGCAAAAATGTAATCATGACTGTATATTCTGTTATTCTAATTTAACTAGTGTAAAACCAGGGTTATACGGAGATTTAAGCAAATTTAAAGCAGTTACCATAAGCCAGTATGGCGAACCACTGATGTATCCAAAAAAAGTAAAAAATGCAATTAAATATGTAAAATCTAAAGGGTTGCGGTGCGATTTACAGACCAATGGAGTAATCTTAAACGAAGATCTTTTAAAAGAATTTAAGGACCTTGGTTTGGACTTAGTAATGATCAGTTTAAGTGCTTCAAACAAAAAAACGCATGAAAAACTTGTAAAAGACGATACTTTTGAAAAAGTTTTAGAAAATATAAAACTCTCTTCAAAATATTTCCATACAATCGTAAGATCGATATATATTCCCGGGTTTAATGATGAAGAATTAATAAAACTTGGTGAAATGTTAAATGAAATTGGAGTTTCCGAAATGATGGTTCACCAGCTCGTAATTCATCCTGAAAATTTGGAAGAACTTGAAAACGTTGGAAATCTTGAAAACGTTGGAAAAATAAAAGATTTATTGTTATTGGTTGAAAAAATCAAAAAAGTTGCACCAAACGTAAATGTTACAATTAAAGGATGTTTACTTGTTTATTTAAAAACAATGGATGGATTTATACTAAATTCAATAAACAGCGACTGTGTTTCGGAAGTTCCGGTAATAAAAAGGGAATACACTCCAATTTCTTTTTAG
- a CDS encoding DUF169 domain-containing protein: MEIQKIKELGKKLQDLLALEKPATAVKLVKSKEEIPEGYAEIETPVRHCEMIQNARTEGKKFYATVEKQACKGGAYAIGILQNPPEALKSGVLYHNLGNFPTEEAAIKTVQAIPRVKEAIYAGVYAPLNDADFEPDSIVVLVTPKQGLRLTQALNYAAGGRFQADFAGIQSLCADAVAAVKTRGVANATLGCNGSRAYAHIKDDELVFAFPLSDLENVIGALEYFKEKWN, translated from the coding sequence ATGGAAATTCAAAAAATTAAAGAACTCGGAAAAAAACTTCAAGACCTTTTAGCTCTAGAAAAACCTGCAACAGCAGTTAAACTTGTAAAATCAAAAGAAGAAATTCCAGAAGGCTATGCTGAAATAGAAACTCCTGTAAGGCACTGTGAAATGATTCAAAATGCAAGAACTGAAGGTAAAAAGTTCTACGCAACAGTCGAAAAACAAGCATGTAAAGGTGGAGCATACGCGATTGGAATTTTACAAAATCCTCCTGAAGCATTGAAAAGCGGTGTTTTGTACCACAACTTAGGAAACTTCCCAACCGAAGAAGCTGCAATTAAAACAGTTCAGGCAATTCCAAGGGTTAAAGAAGCAATTTACGCTGGAGTTTATGCACCATTAAACGATGCAGACTTTGAACCTGACAGCATTGTAGTTTTAGTAACTCCAAAACAGGGTTTAAGACTTACTCAAGCACTTAATTATGCAGCAGGTGGAAGATTCCAGGCAGACTTTGCAGGAATTCAATCTTTATGTGCTGATGCAGTAGCTGCTGTAAAAACAAGAGGTGTAGCAAACGCAACACTCGGATGCAACGGTTCAAGAGCTTATGCACATATTAAAGACGATGAGCTTGTATTTGCATTCCCACTTTCAGATTTGGAAAACGTAATTGGTGCACTTGAATACTTCAAGGAAAAATGGAATTAA
- a CDS encoding MFS transporter, protein MKNEKSIVAVVAAISSFLTPFMSTALNLALPSIGTEFSADTILLSWLVTSFLLASSALLLPFGRIADIIGRKRILLNGLLIFGLSSLMGIFSGSITHLILLRILQGIGSAMIFGTAIAILTSFYPLNERGKALGINIATVYIGLSLGPFLGGILTHYFGWRSIFLFSGIIGILTYIIAKKFVLNEWCDAKGETFDYFGSITYIISLVFLVYGFITFSSGGSIFILVSLLFGSIFIHREHKTENPILNIKLITKNLAFSMSNLAALLNYGATYAVAFLISFYLQSLRGFSAQDAGIILLAQPLVQAIFSPITGKLSDKIEPRILASLGMGITCSGLVLFSFIKLDTSIYQIILNLMLLGFGFALFSSPNTNAIMSSVERKFAGVASAMLATVRILGQMTSMAIITVLIAFYVGNNPISAEFSPLFLQGITASFKVSAILCLFGIFASLARKNIRNQN, encoded by the coding sequence ATGAAAAATGAAAAATCCATTGTGGCAGTTGTTGCCGCGATATCATCATTTTTAACTCCTTTTATGAGCACTGCATTGAATCTTGCTCTTCCAAGTATTGGAACAGAATTTTCAGCCGATACTATCCTTTTAAGCTGGCTTGTAACTTCATTCCTACTTGCAAGTTCTGCACTTTTACTCCCCTTTGGAAGAATTGCAGATATTATTGGTAGGAAACGAATTTTATTAAATGGACTGTTAATTTTTGGATTATCCTCGTTAATGGGGATATTTTCCGGATCAATCACTCATTTGATTTTACTTCGGATACTTCAAGGAATAGGTAGTGCCATGATATTTGGAACTGCTATTGCAATATTAACCTCATTTTACCCCTTAAACGAAAGAGGAAAAGCCCTTGGAATTAATATTGCCACAGTTTACATTGGTCTTAGTTTAGGGCCATTCCTCGGAGGAATTTTGACCCATTATTTTGGATGGAGAAGTATATTTTTATTTTCAGGAATTATTGGAATTTTAACATACATTATTGCCAAGAAATTCGTTTTAAACGAGTGGTGTGACGCAAAAGGCGAAACATTTGACTATTTCGGCTCGATTACATACATAATTTCACTTGTATTCTTAGTATATGGATTTATTACCTTTAGTTCAGGAGGATCTATTTTTATACTCGTGTCATTGCTTTTTGGATCTATATTTATCCATAGAGAGCATAAAACAGAAAATCCAATTCTGAACATCAAACTCATTACGAAAAATCTTGCATTTTCAATGTCGAACCTTGCTGCACTGTTAAATTACGGTGCAACTTATGCAGTGGCATTTTTGATCAGTTTTTATCTTCAAAGTTTGAGAGGATTTTCTGCCCAAGATGCAGGAATAATCCTTTTAGCACAGCCCCTTGTACAGGCAATATTTTCACCAATTACCGGAAAATTATCCGATAAAATTGAACCTAGGATTTTAGCATCCCTTGGAATGGGAATTACCTGTAGCGGATTAGTGCTATTTTCATTTATTAAGTTAGATACGAGTATTTATCAGATAATATTAAATTTAATGCTTCTCGGATTTGGATTTGCACTTTTTAGCTCCCCAAACACGAATGCAATAATGAGTTCAGTTGAAAGGAAATTTGCAGGAGTTGCTTCTGCAATGCTTGCAACTGTAAGGATTTTGGGTCAGATGACCAGTATGGCAATAATAACTGTATTGATCGCATTTTATGTTGGAAATAACCCAATTTCCGCAGAATTCAGTCCGCTATTCCTTCAAGGGATAACTGCATCATTTAAAGTTTCTGCCATTCTTTGTTTATTCGGAATTTTTGCTTCACTTGCAAGAAAAAATATCAGAAATCAAAATTAA
- a CDS encoding MJ0307 family thioredoxin yields MVKIEVFTSPMCPHCPAAKRIVDEVAKEIEGIEVVHINVMEHPEKAAELGIMAVPTVAINGEVKFVGAPTKDALIAELKK; encoded by the coding sequence ATGGTAAAAATTGAAGTATTTACATCACCAATGTGTCCACACTGTCCAGCAGCTAAAAGAATAGTTGATGAAGTTGCAAAAGAGATTGAGGGAATTGAAGTTGTACATATCAATGTAATGGAACACCCTGAAAAGGCTGCTGAACTTGGAATCATGGCAGTTCCTACCGTTGCAATAAACGGGGAAGTTAAGTTTGTTGGAGCCCCAACAAAAGATGCATTAATTGCAGAACTTAAAAAATAA
- a CDS encoding sulfurtransferase TusA family protein, producing MIKEINVKSLRSPAMLVEKVIENTKGGILLIETDGDSQIKEISELIKKMGYKMEVDGTNVKVSIGEIEATKSINVVGASCPGPILMVGEVLERMAVGEILEIVAGANAFTDLTEGLKSMGNDILSAEKTDDGNYKILIKKEEKKKELGVSVDIDEVFIINMTGTGNAEKAYATFMMTEVAQNMKLKPTIFLMFDGASLALKGECDKVKHPAFPKLGDKLRAALKSGVKIYVCEMSSEFRGVDKKLEDGIEIAGAPTFFRFLSKPNARPVWL from the coding sequence ATGATAAAAGAGATAAACGTAAAATCACTCAGAAGTCCCGCAATGCTCGTTGAAAAAGTAATCGAGAACACGAAAGGCGGAATTTTGTTGATCGAAACCGATGGGGATTCCCAAATCAAAGAAATTTCCGAATTAATTAAAAAAATGGGTTATAAAATGGAAGTTGACGGAACAAACGTTAAAGTAAGCATTGGAGAAATTGAAGCTACAAAATCCATAAATGTTGTTGGTGCAAGCTGTCCTGGACCAATTTTAATGGTTGGTGAAGTTTTAGAACGGATGGCTGTTGGGGAAATACTCGAAATTGTTGCAGGAGCAAATGCATTCACCGATCTTACTGAAGGACTGAAAAGCATGGGAAATGACATACTTTCAGCAGAAAAGACGGATGATGGAAATTACAAGATTTTAATTAAAAAAGAAGAAAAGAAAAAAGAACTTGGGGTTTCAGTTGATATCGATGAGGTATTTATTATCAACATGACTGGAACAGGAAATGCAGAAAAAGCATACGCAACGTTCATGATGACGGAAGTTGCCCAGAATATGAAATTAAAGCCAACTATCTTTTTAATGTTTGACGGGGCAAGTCTTGCATTGAAAGGAGAATGTGACAAGGTAAAACACCCTGCATTCCCAAAACTTGGCGATAAATTACGGGCCGCGTTAAAATCAGGAGTTAAAATTTACGTATGCGAAATGAGCTCCGAATTCAGGGGCGTTGATAAAAAACTTGAAGATGGAATCGAAATTGCAGGAGCACCTACATTCTTTAGATTTCTTTCAAAACCAAATGCAAGGCCAGTATGGTTATAA
- a CDS encoding DUF5400 domain-containing protein translates to MSNEIMLVSLALIFGSMLSGFATFRMSGMRLMPHFIALILAFILTIGTFLTSNTIVFYLAILFQILAPITVCGTICNIIKTQYQTTGIYSSHLALMGMMIVLAIGNLLM, encoded by the coding sequence ATGTCAAATGAAATAATGCTTGTATCTTTAGCTTTAATTTTTGGTTCAATGCTTTCTGGATTTGCAACATTTAGAATGAGCGGAATGAGATTAATGCCTCACTTTATAGCTTTAATTTTGGCATTTATACTCACTATTGGAACGTTCTTAACTTCAAATACGATAGTATTTTACTTGGCAATCTTATTCCAGATTTTAGCGCCAATAACCGTTTGCGGAACCATTTGTAACATTATAAAGACCCAGTACCAAACTACGGGAATATATTCGTCCCACCTCGCATTAATGGGCATGATGATCGTACTTGCAATTGGAAACTTATTAATGTAA
- a CDS encoding ABC transporter substrate-binding protein — MKKMVIFSVLLVITSCACISSDSNPTTLKEGVLTVGVFKYVPPAVYEENGELKGYEVDLISEIAKRMDLKVEYKEYRFSDLLNAVANNEVDCAISDLAVTPEREKIVSFSRAYSKTDIILVIPKDSDIEKLTDIVGQKVGVTAGTIDDDKSSELLKSIDFQVCRYATHDELYDALESGNVDAIISEKNNFDTVQNSGIKCLNEPIATIYSGIAVNKNNKELKSKINDIILELEQEGYFNQ; from the coding sequence ATGAAAAAAATGGTCATATTTTCAGTCCTTTTGGTAATAACCTCGTGCGCATGTATTTCATCTGATTCTAATCCAACTACATTGAAAGAGGGAGTATTGACTGTAGGAGTGTTTAAATACGTACCACCAGCAGTTTACGAAGAAAATGGCGAATTAAAAGGTTATGAAGTTGATTTAATTTCAGAAATTGCAAAAAGAATGGATTTGAAAGTGGAATACAAAGAATACAGGTTTTCCGATCTTTTAAATGCTGTGGCAAATAATGAAGTTGACTGCGCAATATCTGATCTTGCAGTAACTCCTGAAAGAGAAAAAATCGTTTCGTTTAGCAGGGCCTATTCAAAAACTGACATAATTCTTGTGATACCTAAAGACAGCGACATTGAAAAATTAACAGATATCGTAGGACAGAAAGTTGGTGTAACAGCAGGAACTATCGATGATGATAAATCATCTGAACTTTTAAAAAGCATTGATTTTCAAGTTTGCAGATATGCCACCCATGATGAATTATATGATGCATTAGAGAGCGGAAATGTCGATGCAATAATAAGCGAAAAAAATAACTTTGATACTGTTCAAAATTCAGGCATAAAATGTTTAAATGAACCAATTGCAACCATTTACTCAGGAATTGCAGTTAATAAAAACAATAAAGAACTTAAATCAAAAATTAATGATATAATCCTCGAACTTGAACAAGAAGGTTATTTTAACCAGTGA
- a CDS encoding phosphatase PAP2 family protein, with the protein MLIKTLQKTDIDLFYLVNSGVTNPFFDFLTIFISDTVYISILLISYLSFKNDKKVLIQVLFAMFLLSILVFAVKYGVSEPRPYEMIEGVILLKNMGTQPSFPSGHTTLAFGFWIIFTRNIKNSKIISSKKAFEIMLMLLWAFLVAFSRVYVGVHYPHDVLGGMVLGIIFGYIFVRFSEKIIK; encoded by the coding sequence ATGTTAATAAAAACTTTACAAAAAACGGATATTGATTTATTTTATTTAGTAAATTCGGGAGTTACAAACCCCTTTTTTGATTTTTTGACTATTTTTATAAGTGACACAGTATACATTTCGATTTTGTTGATTTCTTATCTTTCATTTAAAAATGATAAAAAAGTGTTAATCCAAGTTTTATTTGCAATGTTTCTTTTATCCATTCTAGTATTTGCTGTAAAATATGGAGTAAGCGAGCCAAGACCTTACGAAATGATTGAAGGAGTAATTCTTTTAAAAAATATGGGAACACAGCCATCATTCCCAAGCGGGCATACAACGCTTGCATTTGGATTTTGGATAATTTTTACAAGAAATATTAAAAATTCAAAAATAATAAGTTCAAAAAAAGCATTTGAAATAATGTTAATGCTTTTATGGGCATTTTTAGTTGCATTTAGCAGGGTTTACGTTGGAGTGCATTATCCACACGACGTGCTTGGAGGAATGGTTCTTGGAATAATATTTGGCTATATTTTTGTTAGGTTTTCAGAAAAAATTATTAAATAA
- a CDS encoding ATP-binding cassette domain-containing protein: protein MAVTVENLTKRYGEKVALDNVSFDVKKGDILGIIGKSGAGKTTLIKILRGVESFDEGKIEVCGKTENLREITAIHLQRNFALWAEPAIYNIIRKLYAVRTDSDEGLPLEEEMEEYRKDATEILKLVGLEHKKDAYSNILSGGEKQRLILGRQLAKIYAKGGDGVLLLDEPATMACPASKQILLDVLKNINEKLGVTIIVTSHLPEIHKYLCKSCILIENGKIVMRDTPQNVVDEFLKDMVETYDRTSKPTEKTIVEVEDASKRYYVVNGGETLNLKDISFEVKEKEILSILGPSGTGKSVILRLLAGLEAPDKGVVKLEGIDLKDFGWNRMNLRRKIGIMHQEFSLAHYLTVNELLKYRLGVKSIETVESAKLKAAELGISPKMVDGLYQLLDLPETEMRNKLDKIGISEMVVRQLFPAKQVEYDANDLLDALDLNKETLNKKPTELSGGEKVRVAMALQLALEPDILLLDEPFGDLDPLTLREVSNYLKKINDTVGTTIILISHHVELIKEISDRAILIDEGKLLMDGNPEEICEKFIERSNSKFMNQ, encoded by the coding sequence ATGGCCGTAACAGTCGAGAATTTAACAAAACGGTATGGAGAAAAGGTTGCTCTTGATAACGTTAGTTTTGACGTTAAAAAAGGAGATATATTGGGCATTATCGGAAAATCAGGTGCTGGAAAAACAACACTGATAAAGATACTTCGAGGAGTTGAAAGTTTTGACGAAGGAAAAATCGAAGTTTGTGGAAAAACTGAAAATTTAAGAGAAATTACTGCAATTCACCTTCAGAGAAATTTTGCTTTGTGGGCAGAACCTGCAATATATAATATTATCAGAAAACTCTACGCAGTTAGAACTGATTCAGACGAAGGACTCCCTTTAGAAGAAGAAATGGAAGAATATAGGAAAGATGCTACGGAAATTTTAAAATTAGTCGGATTAGAACATAAAAAAGATGCTTACTCAAATATTTTAAGTGGCGGGGAAAAACAAAGACTAATTTTAGGACGGCAACTTGCAAAAATTTACGCAAAAGGCGGTGACGGAGTACTTTTACTTGATGAACCTGCAACAATGGCATGCCCTGCTTCAAAACAGATTCTTTTAGATGTTTTAAAAAATATAAACGAAAAATTGGGCGTTACGATAATTGTAACTTCACACCTTCCAGAAATTCATAAATACTTATGTAAATCCTGCATTTTAATTGAAAACGGAAAAATAGTAATGAGGGATACTCCGCAAAACGTAGTTGACGAATTTTTAAAAGATATGGTTGAAACGTATGATAGAACGTCTAAACCAACTGAAAAAACAATTGTAGAAGTTGAAGATGCGTCTAAAAGATATTATGTTGTAAACGGCGGAGAAACACTCAATTTAAAAGATATTTCTTTTGAAGTTAAAGAAAAAGAGATTTTATCAATCCTCGGCCCAAGTGGAACCGGAAAATCCGTAATTCTCAGACTTCTTGCAGGACTTGAAGCACCTGACAAAGGAGTAGTTAAACTCGAAGGAATCGATTTAAAAGATTTCGGATGGAATCGGATGAATTTACGACGAAAAATCGGAATTATGCACCAAGAATTTTCCCTTGCACATTACTTAACAGTAAATGAACTTTTAAAATATAGACTCGGTGTAAAAAGTATTGAAACCGTTGAAAGTGCAAAATTAAAAGCTGCTGAACTTGGAATTTCTCCAAAAATGGTTGATGGGCTCTACCAGCTTTTAGACCTTCCAGAAACTGAAATGAGAAACAAGCTTGATAAAATCGGAATTTCTGAAATGGTTGTAAGACAGCTTTTCCCGGCAAAACAAGTTGAATACGATGCTAATGACCTTTTAGATGCACTAGACTTAAATAAAGAAACTTTAAACAAAAAACCAACAGAATTAAGTGGTGGGGAAAAAGTAAGAGTTGCAATGGCGCTCCAGTTGGCATTAGAACCAGATATATTATTGTTAGATGAGCCATTTGGAGATCTCGACCCTTTAACACTCAGAGAAGTCTCAAATTATCTCAAAAAGATAAATGATACCGTTGGAACCACGATTATACTAATAAGCCACCACGTTGAGTTAATAAAAGAGATAAGTGACCGTGCAATATTAATTGATGAAGGAAAACTCTTAATGGATGGAAATCCAGAAGAAATCTGCGAAAAATTTATTGAAAGAAGTAATTCAAAGTTTATGAACCAATAA
- a CDS encoding cation:proton antiporter subunit C has product MDLQLASFITAGILIVIGLYGTFFVDNVLKKIIALSALGNGVNLTLIAIGYTGGIVPIKAPEMEFALFSTLASYPLPQALVLTNIVIEASMLAIMLGLSIVFYKKYKTLKSSEILKED; this is encoded by the coding sequence ATGGATTTACAACTTGCTTCCTTTATAACTGCAGGTATTTTAATTGTTATTGGGTTATATGGGACTTTCTTTGTTGACAATGTTCTGAAAAAAATTATCGCACTTTCTGCGCTTGGAAATGGCGTAAATTTGACACTGATTGCAATAGGATACACTGGCGGAATAGTTCCTATTAAAGCACCAGAAATGGAATTTGCACTGTTTTCAACTCTTGCAAGCTATCCACTTCCACAAGCGCTTGTTCTTACAAATATCGTTATTGAGGCCTCAATGCTTGCGATAATGCTCGGACTTTCAATAGTGTTCTACAAAAAATACAAAACATTAAAATCTTCAGAAATATTGAAAGAAGATTAA